A DNA window from Pogona vitticeps strain Pit_001003342236 chromosome 2, PviZW2.1, whole genome shotgun sequence contains the following coding sequences:
- the INIP gene encoding SOSS complex subunit C produces MASNPPGQGFQNKNRVAILAELDKEKRKLLMQNQSSTNHPGASISLSRSSLNKDFRDHAEQQHIAAQQKAALQHAHAHSSGYFITQDSAFGNLILPVLPRLDAE; encoded by the exons ATGGCTTCAAATCCTCCTGGACAAG GCTTCCAGAATAAAAACAGGGTTGCCATCTTGGCTGAGTTGGACAAGGAGAAACGGAAGCTGCTCATGCAAAACCAGTCATCGACAAATCACCCTGGAGCCAG CATCTCTCTGTCTCGATCCTCCCTTAATAAGGATTTTCGTGATCATGCTGAGCAGCAGCACATAGCTGCACAACAAAAAGCTGCTTTGCAG CATGCTCATGCACATTCCTCAGGATATTTTATAACCCAGGACTCTGCTTTTGGAAATCTTATTCTTCCTGTATTGCCACGCCTTGATGCAGAGTGA